One genomic region from Jiangella sp. DSM 45060 encodes:
- a CDS encoding tyrosine-type recombinase/integrase, protein MTDANKALLRSFTRSLRIARRSDRTIQSYAESADLLAALYPGVDFESMTREHVETFIEDQLSRHKVTTASVRYRNLRRFFNWMVHEDYIERSPMAKMTEPSVPEAPVPILTEAELRALLKATGGKDFESRRDHAMIRLFLDTGIRRAEMARLSLDDVDLDVHDVIHVVGKGNRGRAVPFGARTGQALDRYLRERSKHPKARLVVERDGEMVTPFWLGQKGAMTDSGIQQMLKRRGAQAGVPDLHAHRFRHTFSHQWKAAGGDSNDLMRLTGWRSPAMVARYGASAADERAHTAHRRLSPGDRL, encoded by the coding sequence ATGACGGACGCCAACAAGGCACTCCTGCGGTCGTTCACCCGCTCGCTGCGCATCGCCAGGCGCTCTGATCGGACCATCCAGTCCTACGCTGAGTCCGCCGACCTGCTGGCAGCCCTCTACCCCGGCGTCGACTTCGAGTCCATGACTCGCGAGCACGTCGAGACGTTCATCGAGGACCAGCTCTCCCGGCACAAGGTGACCACTGCCAGTGTGCGCTACCGGAACCTGCGGCGGTTCTTCAACTGGATGGTCCACGAGGACTACATCGAGCGCTCTCCCATGGCCAAGATGACCGAACCCTCGGTCCCCGAAGCCCCCGTGCCGATCCTCACTGAGGCCGAGCTGCGAGCCCTGTTGAAGGCCACCGGAGGCAAGGACTTCGAGAGCCGGCGCGACCACGCCATGATCCGGCTCTTCCTCGACACCGGGATACGCCGCGCCGAGATGGCGCGACTGTCGCTGGACGATGTGGACCTGGACGTGCACGACGTGATCCACGTGGTGGGGAAGGGCAACCGGGGTCGTGCGGTCCCCTTCGGGGCCAGGACTGGTCAGGCGCTCGACCGCTACTTGAGGGAGCGGTCGAAGCATCCCAAAGCTCGTCTCGTGGTCGAGCGCGACGGAGAGATGGTCACTCCGTTCTGGCTCGGGCAGAAGGGAGCCATGACCGACAGCGGCATCCAGCAGATGCTCAAGCGCCGAGGAGCCCAGGCCGGTGTACCCGACCTCCACGCACACCGGTTCCGGCACACGTTCAGTCACCAGTGGAAGGCGGCCGGCGGCGACAGCAACGACCTGATGCGCCTGACTGGCTGGCGCTCCCCCGCGATGGTGGCGCGCTACGGTGCCAGCGCCGCTGACGAACGGGCGCACACGGCTCATCGCAGGCTCTCCCCCGGCGACCGGCTCTAG
- a CDS encoding sugar phosphate isomerase/epimerase, producing the protein MDRLSLNQRTTERWSVAEAVDGCVRAGIGSIGLWREPVQSCGVAAAARMVADAGLRVSSLCRGGFITAFPGPERDAALDDNRRAIEEAALLGADCLVMVVGGLPDGSRDLAGARARVADGIGALVPDAEAAGVQLALEPMHPLYCADRGVLSTLDQALDLAAPFAPSSVGVVVDTFHVWWDPVVEAAIARSAGRISSFQVCDWITPFPADALLSRGMMGDGHIDFRYFRRLVEAAGYDGPIEVEIFNADLWAADPDEVVALMRKRYEEHVLG; encoded by the coding sequence ATGGACCGGCTGTCGTTGAACCAGCGGACCACCGAGCGGTGGTCGGTCGCCGAGGCCGTCGACGGGTGCGTCCGGGCCGGCATCGGCTCGATCGGGCTGTGGCGCGAGCCGGTGCAGTCGTGCGGCGTCGCGGCGGCGGCCCGGATGGTCGCCGACGCCGGGCTGCGGGTGTCGTCGCTGTGCCGGGGCGGGTTCATCACCGCGTTCCCCGGCCCCGAGCGCGACGCCGCCCTGGACGACAACCGGCGGGCCATCGAGGAGGCCGCGCTCCTGGGCGCGGACTGCCTCGTCATGGTGGTCGGCGGGCTGCCGGACGGGTCGCGGGACCTCGCCGGCGCACGGGCTAGGGTCGCCGACGGCATCGGCGCGCTGGTCCCCGACGCCGAGGCCGCGGGCGTCCAACTGGCGCTGGAGCCCATGCACCCGCTCTACTGCGCCGACCGCGGCGTGCTGTCGACGCTCGACCAGGCCCTGGACCTGGCGGCCCCCTTCGCCCCGTCCTCCGTCGGCGTCGTCGTCGACACCTTCCACGTCTGGTGGGACCCGGTCGTCGAGGCCGCCATCGCCCGCTCGGCGGGGCGCATCTCGAGCTTCCAGGTCTGCGACTGGATCACCCCCTTCCCCGCCGACGCCCTGCTGTCGCGCGGCATGATGGGCGACGGCCACATCGACTTCCGGTACTTCCGCCGGCTGGTCGAGGCGGCCGGCTACGACGGCCCCATCGAGGTCGAGATCTTCAACGCCGACCTCTGGGCCGCCGACCCCGACGAGGTGGTCGCCCTCATGCGCAAGCGCTACGAGGAACACGTCCTCGGCTGA
- a CDS encoding type II toxin-antitoxin system VapC family toxin: protein MTRYVIGADVAFRLAAERSTVAAEHQLVAPTLLRSQLLADLYQAVLRGELSRKEADARLDYVRGLRIRLLGDRVLQAVAWTIAADLGWPDTYAAEYVALTRLQADAFVTLDAALAEAVRDVVTVAPFESLL, encoded by the coding sequence GTGACCAGGTACGTGATCGGCGCCGACGTCGCGTTCCGGCTGGCCGCCGAGCGGAGCACCGTCGCGGCCGAGCACCAGCTCGTCGCGCCGACGCTGCTCCGGTCGCAGCTGCTGGCCGACCTGTACCAGGCGGTGCTGCGGGGTGAGCTGTCCCGCAAGGAGGCCGACGCCCGCCTCGACTACGTGCGCGGGCTGCGCATCCGTCTCCTCGGCGACCGCGTGCTGCAGGCCGTCGCGTGGACGATCGCGGCCGACCTCGGCTGGCCCGACACCTACGCCGCCGAGTACGTCGCATTGACCCGCCTGCAGGCCGACGCCTTCGTCACCCTCGACGCCGCCCTCGCCGAGGCGGTGCGCGACGTCGTCACCGTGGCCCCCTTCGAGTCGTTGCTCTGA
- a CDS encoding AAA family ATPase encodes MVRDIEIPDEPPFIIGELVHESATLLYGRPEAGKSYYAISIAAAVTTGSPWLGKPTQQRRVLFLGLDPGQNRQTRRRVELLPADANFLVSTVRPGKDDAWWSAFADWAQGEGIGLVIVDNLKRLLSRGSVNDDAAVGEVLDHLDMLVDRGIAVLLIHHQGKAGESGQPKTTPMGASCIEGWARHLIRVERQSGTRKCDLIVEGNDVDPFSVTTIHVPEGDGEHGAFFTVAGSASSSKVSRIEQEVTRPDSMVRIARAVLDAGQTFMSVNAAARHLAEVGVEGEEPRNTEAWKKALQRGVFKDLYLLGGNGQPVQAGPTLQSVATWRKPSEAAA; translated from the coding sequence ATGGTGAGAGACATCGAGATCCCTGACGAGCCGCCTTTCATCATCGGTGAACTGGTGCACGAATCGGCCACGCTCTTGTACGGGCGACCCGAGGCGGGGAAGTCGTACTACGCCATCTCCATCGCCGCCGCTGTCACCACTGGATCGCCGTGGCTTGGTAAGCCGACGCAACAGCGTCGGGTGTTGTTCCTTGGGTTAGACCCTGGGCAGAACCGACAGACGCGCCGCCGTGTGGAACTCCTGCCCGCTGACGCCAACTTCCTGGTCTCCACGGTGCGGCCGGGGAAGGACGATGCCTGGTGGTCCGCCTTCGCGGACTGGGCTCAGGGCGAGGGCATCGGCCTGGTGATCGTCGACAACCTCAAGCGGCTGCTCTCTCGGGGCTCGGTCAATGACGATGCCGCCGTGGGCGAGGTGCTTGACCACCTGGACATGCTCGTGGACCGGGGCATTGCCGTGCTCCTGATCCACCACCAGGGCAAGGCCGGCGAGTCCGGACAGCCCAAGACGACGCCGATGGGCGCCAGCTGCATCGAGGGCTGGGCGCGGCACCTGATCCGCGTTGAGCGCCAGTCCGGCACACGCAAGTGTGACCTCATCGTGGAGGGCAACGACGTCGACCCGTTCAGCGTGACAACGATCCACGTTCCCGAGGGAGACGGCGAGCACGGCGCCTTCTTCACCGTTGCCGGTTCGGCGTCGTCGAGCAAGGTCAGCAGGATCGAGCAGGAGGTCACTCGTCCGGACTCGATGGTGCGGATTGCTCGCGCTGTCCTGGACGCGGGGCAGACGTTCATGAGCGTCAATGCCGCTGCGCGCCACCTCGCGGAGGTTGGCGTTGAGGGCGAGGAACCTCGCAACACAGAGGCATGGAAGAAGGCACTCCAGCGCGGCGTGTTCAAGGACCTGTACCTATTGGGCGGCAACGGCCAGCCCGTGCAGGCCGGTCCGACGCTTCAAAGCGTCGCGACGTGGAGGAAGCCCTCCGAAGCTGCCGCCTGA
- a CDS encoding dihydrodipicolinate synthase family protein has protein sequence MTGLELRLPGADGKLRTYTMNTPGAWTRPAAPFASRVAFAAAHVVADPLGENRPGAPAVVDWEHTLAFRRHLWSYGLGVAEAMDTAQRGMGLDWAATQELIRRSAADARSAGGRIAAGAGTDQLTGTASLDAVVAAYEEQLGVVEDAGAQVIVMASRQLAAVATGPDDYRKVYDRLLEQASAPVILHWLGPMFDPALAGYWGDADASAAADHVIALIEDHAAKVDGIKVSLLDATFEEALRSRLPAGVRMYTGDDYHYPELIRGSSDALLGIFAAIAPAASAALQALDRGDVAAYEAAFAPTVPLARQVFGEPTYYYKAGIAFLAWLSGLQPGFVMVGGLQSARSLPHLVRTFELADAAGLFPDPGLAAARFTSLLSAYGVV, from the coding sequence GTGACCGGCCTCGAGCTGCGGCTGCCCGGCGCGGACGGCAAGCTGCGGACGTACACGATGAACACGCCGGGCGCGTGGACGCGGCCGGCCGCGCCGTTCGCGTCGCGGGTCGCGTTCGCCGCCGCGCACGTCGTCGCCGACCCGCTGGGCGAGAACCGGCCCGGCGCGCCCGCCGTCGTCGACTGGGAGCACACGCTGGCGTTCCGGCGGCACCTGTGGTCGTACGGGCTGGGCGTCGCCGAGGCGATGGACACCGCGCAGCGCGGCATGGGCCTGGACTGGGCGGCCACGCAGGAGCTGATCCGGCGCAGCGCGGCCGATGCGCGGTCCGCGGGCGGGCGCATCGCGGCCGGCGCGGGCACCGACCAGCTCACCGGCACCGCGTCCCTCGACGCCGTCGTGGCTGCCTACGAAGAGCAGCTCGGCGTCGTCGAGGACGCCGGCGCGCAGGTCATCGTCATGGCCAGCCGCCAGCTGGCCGCCGTCGCCACCGGCCCGGACGACTACCGCAAGGTCTACGACCGGCTGCTCGAGCAGGCGTCGGCGCCGGTGATCCTGCACTGGCTGGGGCCGATGTTCGACCCCGCGCTGGCCGGCTACTGGGGCGACGCCGACGCCTCGGCCGCCGCCGATCACGTCATCGCGCTGATCGAGGACCACGCGGCGAAGGTCGACGGCATCAAGGTGTCGCTGCTGGACGCCACGTTCGAGGAGGCGCTGCGGTCGCGGCTGCCCGCCGGCGTCCGGATGTACACCGGCGACGACTACCACTACCCGGAGCTGATCCGCGGCTCGTCCGACGCGCTGCTCGGGATCTTCGCGGCCATCGCCCCCGCGGCGTCGGCGGCGCTGCAGGCGCTGGACCGCGGCGACGTCGCCGCCTACGAGGCCGCCTTCGCGCCGACCGTCCCGCTGGCCCGTCAGGTGTTCGGCGAGCCCACCTATTACTACAAGGCCGGCATCGCGTTCCTCGCCTGGCTGTCCGGCCTGCAGCCGGGGTTCGTCATGGTCGGCGGGCTGCAGAGTGCGCGGTCGCTCCCCCACCTGGTGCGCACGTTCGAGCTGGCCGACGCGGCCGGCCTGTTCCCGGACCCGGGGCTCGCGGCCGCCCGGTTCACGTCGCTGCTGTCGGCCTACGGGGTGGTGTGA
- a CDS encoding recombinase family protein, producing the protein MKLVACLRVSSNGQLDAYGPDAQRADIKGWAKANGHKVISWHQDAISGATDAVDRPGLSAALQDLERADGLIVANLGRLARAVTTQEAILAAVWCRGYRVFTADQGEVMQDDPSDPMRTAMRLMVGVFAELDRLMVVKRLKDGRAAKAAAGKKATGSYAFGYKGHGKGRDRDEVPDPVEQVTKARIVELRQAGTSYRTIAATLDQEGRKPRRAKRWSAMTVRTIYERATA; encoded by the coding sequence ATGAAGCTCGTGGCCTGCCTCCGGGTGAGTAGCAACGGGCAGCTTGACGCCTACGGCCCGGACGCTCAGCGTGCGGACATCAAGGGCTGGGCCAAGGCCAACGGCCACAAGGTGATCTCCTGGCACCAGGACGCCATCTCTGGGGCCACCGATGCCGTGGACCGCCCTGGACTGTCCGCCGCCCTCCAAGACCTCGAACGCGCTGACGGCCTCATCGTGGCCAACCTGGGCCGCCTGGCCCGTGCCGTGACCACTCAGGAGGCGATCCTGGCCGCCGTGTGGTGCCGGGGCTACCGGGTGTTCACGGCTGACCAGGGCGAGGTCATGCAGGACGACCCGTCCGACCCGATGCGCACGGCCATGCGCCTGATGGTCGGGGTGTTCGCCGAGCTTGACCGCTTGATGGTGGTCAAGCGGCTCAAGGACGGCCGGGCGGCGAAGGCCGCCGCTGGCAAGAAGGCGACCGGCAGCTACGCGTTCGGGTACAAGGGCCACGGCAAGGGCCGGGATCGAGACGAGGTGCCCGACCCGGTCGAGCAGGTGACCAAGGCCCGGATCGTCGAGCTACGCCAGGCCGGCACCTCGTACCGCACCATCGCAGCCACTCTGGACCAGGAGGGGCGCAAGCCCCGGCGGGCCAAGCGGTGGTCGGCCATGACCGTGCGCACCATCTACGAGCGCGCAACTGCCTAG
- a CDS encoding dihydrofolate reductase family protein, giving the protein MTTGSGRVTCDLSITADGYSAGPGQTEERPFGADGGDGWGSRLHAWMFDDPEQSRAEIDQINAAQAFVMGRNMFGPVRGEWDREWNGWWGDNPPFHAPVFVLTHHPRDPQPMDGGTTYHFVTDGIERALEQARAAAGDGDVSIIGGAATINQYLTAGLIDELRLHVVPMTLGAGTRLFDGVPSLRLEQVGSRAAAGVTHLTYRVLH; this is encoded by the coding sequence ATGACAACCGGCAGCGGCAGGGTGACCTGCGATCTCTCGATTACCGCCGACGGCTACTCGGCCGGGCCGGGCCAGACCGAGGAGCGCCCGTTCGGCGCCGACGGTGGTGACGGCTGGGGCAGCAGGCTGCACGCATGGATGTTCGACGACCCCGAGCAGAGCCGGGCCGAGATCGACCAGATCAACGCCGCCCAGGCGTTCGTCATGGGCCGCAACATGTTCGGTCCCGTGCGCGGCGAGTGGGATCGCGAGTGGAACGGCTGGTGGGGCGACAACCCGCCGTTCCACGCCCCGGTCTTCGTGCTCACCCACCACCCGCGCGACCCACAGCCGATGGACGGCGGCACGACGTACCACTTCGTCACCGACGGCATCGAGCGGGCGCTCGAGCAGGCCCGCGCCGCGGCCGGCGACGGCGACGTGTCGATCATCGGCGGCGCGGCCACGATCAACCAGTACCTCACCGCCGGCCTCATCGACGAGCTGCGCCTGCACGTCGTGCCGATGACCCTCGGCGCCGGCACCCGCCTGTTCGACGGTGTGCCATCGCTGCGGCTGGAGCAGGTGGGGTCGCGCGCCGCGGCCGGCGTGACGCACCTGACCTATCGCGTGCTGCACTGA
- a CDS encoding carboxylesterase/lipase family protein encodes MSMRALLRSLPAVAVSTALLATVAAALPATAATAAPATAVTAPSATAVTAAPAAAADVGWPEPGVVRIDSGWLRGTVADDHVSYSAIPYAAPPVGERRWRPPAGVRPWRGVRDATTPSPYCPQGGMQGIVGQEDCLYLDVTVPARSGAEPARSGAEPVRSGAEPARAGRGDRLPVLVWLHGGGFTSGGAREYDAARLATAGDVVVVSVNYRLGALGFLSAPALDAAGGNYGLMDQAAALRWVRRNAARFGGDPGNVTLAGQSAGARSVCAQLVSPDARGLFDRAIVQSGACDNPVPDLAAAQAFGERATADLGCADAAGADADAADAADAADAADADADAAACLRDVAPEQLVRVLARTGTELTSRVADGPWNPVAGTQSLPVQPGDALRDGSAARVPLLVGAARDEMRAFVVGETVTADDYRAALTGLFGTDAETVLAEYPPGDDPAVALATVLTDWGGRIGTCPVLRTAEDAAAHQPVYAYEFAEDSGEVEDGFPMGAFHGLELSYLWDLDMAWDPYPPLDADQQRLSATMIDYWTAFARTGDPNGPGRPVWPEFGATGAVLGLSSAAVAPTPFADDHRCGLWSALPR; translated from the coding sequence ATGTCGATGCGTGCTCTCCTCCGATCCCTGCCCGCCGTTGCCGTCAGCACCGCCCTCCTCGCCACCGTCGCCGCCGCCCTCCCGGCAACGGCCGCTACCGCCGCCCCGGCCACAGCCGTCACCGCCCCCTCGGCCACAGCCGTCACCGCCGCCCCCGCGGCGGCCGCGGACGTCGGGTGGCCGGAGCCGGGCGTCGTCCGGATCGATTCCGGGTGGCTGCGCGGCACCGTCGCCGACGACCACGTCAGCTACTCCGCCATCCCGTACGCGGCCCCGCCCGTGGGGGAGCGGCGCTGGCGGCCGCCCGCCGGGGTGCGGCCGTGGCGCGGGGTCAGGGACGCGACGACGCCGAGCCCGTACTGTCCGCAGGGCGGCATGCAGGGCATCGTCGGGCAGGAGGACTGCCTGTACCTCGACGTCACCGTGCCGGCAAGAAGCGGCGCCGAGCCGGCAAGAAGCGGCGCCGAGCCGGTGCGAAGCGGCGCCGAGCCGGCGCGGGCCGGGCGCGGCGACCGGCTGCCGGTGCTGGTCTGGCTGCACGGCGGCGGCTTCACCAGCGGCGGCGCCCGCGAGTACGACGCGGCGCGGCTGGCGACCGCCGGCGACGTCGTCGTGGTGAGCGTGAACTACCGGCTCGGCGCGCTCGGGTTCCTGTCCGCGCCGGCACTGGACGCGGCGGGCGGCAACTACGGGCTGATGGACCAAGCGGCGGCGCTGCGCTGGGTGCGTCGCAACGCGGCCCGGTTCGGCGGCGACCCGGGCAACGTCACGCTGGCCGGGCAGTCGGCGGGGGCCCGCTCGGTGTGCGCCCAGCTCGTCTCGCCCGACGCGCGCGGCCTGTTCGACCGGGCGATCGTGCAGAGCGGCGCCTGCGACAACCCCGTGCCCGACCTCGCCGCGGCGCAGGCGTTCGGCGAGCGGGCGACGGCCGACCTCGGCTGCGCCGACGCCGCCGGAGCCGACGCCGACGCGGCCGACGCGGCCGACGCGGCCGACGCGGCCGACGCCGACGCCGACGCCGCCGCATGCTTGCGCGATGTCGCGCCGGAGCAGCTGGTCCGCGTCCTGGCCCGGACCGGTACCGAACTGACGTCGCGCGTGGCGGACGGCCCGTGGAACCCCGTCGCCGGGACGCAGTCGCTGCCCGTCCAGCCGGGTGACGCATTGCGGGACGGGTCGGCGGCGCGGGTGCCGCTGCTCGTCGGCGCCGCGCGGGACGAGATGCGCGCCTTCGTCGTCGGCGAGACGGTGACGGCGGACGACTACCGCGCCGCGCTGACCGGCCTGTTCGGCACCGACGCGGAGACGGTGCTGGCCGAGTACCCGCCGGGCGACGACCCGGCGGTCGCGCTGGCGACCGTGCTCACCGACTGGGGCGGCCGTATCGGAACCTGCCCGGTGCTGCGCACGGCCGAGGACGCCGCGGCCCACCAGCCGGTCTACGCCTACGAGTTCGCCGAGGACAGCGGCGAGGTCGAGGACGGCTTCCCGATGGGCGCGTTCCACGGGCTGGAGCTGTCGTACCTGTGGGACCTGGACATGGCGTGGGATCCGTACCCGCCGCTCGACGCGGACCAGCAGCGGCTGTCCGCGACGATGATCGACTACTGGACGGCGTTCGCCCGCACCGGTGACCCGAACGGCCCCGGCCGGCCGGTCTGGCCCGAGTTCGGTGCGACCGGCGCTGTGCTCGGCCTGTCGTCCGCCGCCGTCGCGCCGACGCCGTTCGCTGACGACCACCGCTGCGGCCTCTGGTCGGCACTGCCGCGATGA
- a CDS encoding dihydrofolate reductase family protein, whose product MGKVLSHMTMSLDGFIAQPDDGIGELFEWYEAGDVAVDNPNETVRFAVDDASATVLRDLTENVGALIAGRRLFDIADGWGDKHPAGSPVVVVTHQPPADAAERWPTTTFVDGVAAAVERAQQIAGDKDVTIASANVTQQALALGLLDEVCVSLVPVLFGEGIPYFSTLGGGHQLLEDPAVVQGRRALHLRYPVRR is encoded by the coding sequence ATGGGCAAGGTCCTGAGCCACATGACGATGTCCCTCGACGGCTTCATCGCCCAGCCCGACGACGGCATCGGCGAGCTGTTCGAGTGGTACGAAGCCGGCGACGTCGCCGTCGACAACCCCAACGAGACCGTCCGCTTCGCCGTCGACGACGCGAGTGCGACGGTGCTGCGCGACCTCACCGAGAACGTCGGCGCGCTGATCGCCGGCCGACGGCTGTTCGACATCGCCGACGGCTGGGGCGACAAGCACCCGGCCGGCTCGCCCGTCGTCGTGGTGACGCACCAGCCGCCGGCCGACGCCGCCGAACGCTGGCCCACCACCACCTTCGTCGACGGTGTCGCGGCGGCGGTCGAGCGGGCCCAGCAGATCGCCGGCGACAAGGACGTCACGATCGCCAGCGCCAACGTCACGCAGCAGGCCCTGGCTCTCGGCCTGCTCGACGAGGTGTGCGTGAGCCTGGTGCCGGTGCTGTTCGGCGAAGGCATCCCGTACTTCTCGACCCTCGGCGGCGGCCACCAGCTGCTCGAGGACCCGGCGGTCGTGCAGGGCCGCCGGGCCCTGCACCTGCGCTACCCGGTGCGCCGCTAG
- a CDS encoding DUF732 domain-containing protein: MRALWIMGVGVALALSGCSSDEYRPTVDQQADYLNALSLLDPIWSMALQGEHADVEAMLIDAGIEVCTWFSKGGSADGFMSETARQGAQADASIVTAAGSAMCPDESVGAFD, translated from the coding sequence ATGAGGGCACTGTGGATCATGGGGGTTGGCGTCGCCTTGGCACTGTCGGGATGCTCATCCGACGAGTACCGGCCGACAGTTGACCAGCAGGCCGATTACCTGAACGCACTTTCGCTCCTGGACCCCATCTGGTCGATGGCACTGCAGGGCGAACATGCGGACGTCGAGGCGATGCTCATCGATGCAGGCATCGAGGTATGCACGTGGTTCAGCAAGGGCGGGTCGGCGGATGGGTTCATGTCCGAGACGGCCCGCCAGGGCGCCCAGGCGGACGCATCCATCGTCACGGCGGCCGGTAGTGCCATGTGCCCGGACGAGAGTGTCGGAGCGTTCGACTAG
- a CDS encoding DinB family protein, whose product MADLKSELHHKLRQARAGLLSRLDGLSEYDLRRPLTPSGTNLLGLVKHVAGGEYVYLGTSFGRPPPETLPWEEDGSIWDGADMWVTPDQSSEYILGLYHRACAHGDATLAELDLDAPGRVPHWPAERADTTLGVLLIRMLSETAQHAGHADIVRELIDGRGGPDHDDFGDDEAWRGYLARIQAAADTFAEPP is encoded by the coding sequence ATGGCGGATCTCAAGTCGGAGCTGCACCACAAACTGCGGCAAGCGCGTGCCGGGCTGCTCTCGCGGCTCGACGGGCTGAGCGAGTACGACCTGCGCCGGCCGCTGACGCCCAGTGGCACCAACCTGCTCGGGCTGGTCAAACACGTCGCCGGCGGCGAGTACGTCTACCTCGGCACGTCCTTCGGCCGGCCACCACCCGAGACGCTGCCGTGGGAGGAAGACGGCTCGATCTGGGACGGCGCCGACATGTGGGTCACGCCCGATCAGTCCAGCGAGTACATCCTCGGGCTGTACCACCGCGCCTGCGCCCACGGCGACGCCACGCTGGCCGAGCTCGACCTCGACGCGCCCGGACGGGTGCCGCACTGGCCGGCCGAGCGGGCCGACACCACGCTCGGTGTGCTGCTCATCCGCATGCTGTCCGAGACCGCCCAGCACGCCGGCCACGCCGACATCGTCCGCGAGCTCATCGACGGCCGCGGCGGTCCCGACCACGACGACTTCGGCGACGACGAGGCGTGGCGCGGCTACCTCGCCCGCATCCAGGCGGCCGCCGACACCTTCGCGGAGCCGCCCTGA
- a CDS encoding 2-phosphosulfolactate phosphatase yields MNAWDQDGFGVRVDWGPAGARRLALHVACLVVVDVLSFTTAVSVAADAGTTVYPYAWRDESAATYADTVGARLAVGRRATTAAHPWSLSPAALRAAPAPSRLVLPSPNGSAIAAAARDDGAVVVAGCLRNAAAVGRWLTASGYGAADRPVAVVPAGERWPDGSLRPALEDLLGAGAIVGAIGGGHLSPEAIAARAAADAVEDLGATLRECASGRELIAYGFPADVAIAAERDASDLVPVLTDGGFSAA; encoded by the coding sequence GTGAACGCCTGGGACCAGGACGGCTTCGGCGTCCGCGTCGACTGGGGGCCGGCCGGCGCGCGGCGGCTCGCTCTCCACGTCGCCTGCCTGGTCGTCGTCGACGTGCTGTCGTTCACGACGGCGGTGTCGGTGGCGGCCGACGCGGGCACGACGGTGTATCCGTACGCCTGGCGCGACGAGTCGGCGGCGACCTACGCGGACACCGTCGGCGCCCGTCTGGCGGTGGGCCGGCGGGCGACCACCGCGGCGCATCCGTGGTCGCTCTCGCCGGCGGCGCTGCGGGCGGCCCCGGCCCCGTCGCGGCTGGTGCTCCCGTCGCCGAACGGGTCGGCCATCGCGGCGGCGGCGCGGGACGACGGCGCGGTCGTGGTGGCGGGCTGTCTGCGCAACGCGGCCGCGGTCGGGCGGTGGCTGACGGCGTCGGGCTACGGCGCGGCGGACCGGCCGGTCGCCGTCGTCCCGGCGGGCGAGCGCTGGCCGGACGGCAGTCTGCGCCCGGCGCTCGAAGATCTGCTCGGCGCCGGCGCCATCGTCGGCGCCATCGGCGGCGGGCACCTCTCCCCCGAGGCGATCGCCGCCCGCGCGGCTGCCGACGCCGTCGAGGATCTGGGCGCGACGTTGCGGGAGTGCGCTTCGGGCCGCGAGCTGATCGCGTACGGCTTCCCCGCCGACGTCGCGATCGCTGCTGAGCGCGACGCCAGCGACCTGGTGCCGGTGCTGACGGACGGCGGGTTCAGCGCGGCGTGA